In Rhodamnia argentea isolate NSW1041297 chromosome 11, ASM2092103v1, whole genome shotgun sequence, one genomic interval encodes:
- the LOC115757502 gene encoding paired amphipathic helix protein Sin3-like 2 isoform X2, whose translation MKRIRDDVYPDSQFKRPFGSSKGELYGQSQVPAVGMGGGGGVSASQKLTTDDALTYLKEVKDMFQDQREKYDMFLEVMKDFKAQRTDTVGVIARVKELFKGHNNLILGFNTFLPKGYEITLDEDEAPTKRTVEFEEAISFVNKIKKRFQNDEHVYKSFLEILNMYRKEHKDINEVYSEVASLFEDHADLLEEFTRFLPDNSATPLAHNIPYSQNSLQHYNERNMATPAMRQMHSDKCHRRDRIIASDADRDLSVDRPDVEDEKSMIKVHRDQKKRLERDNRDRINREQDDRESGHDNKDLHLQRSSDKRKSSRKVEGFGMNANVPFADDKNALKSMYNEGFIFCEKVKERLGSSDDYQAFLKCLHMYSNGIIKRIDLQNLVTDLLGKFPDLMDEFNDFLERCENIDGFLAGVMSKKSLSCDSRVPRSVKAEDRDKEQKREPEGTKDKERHKEKYMWKSIQELDLSDCQRCTPSYRLLPEDYPIPSASQRSEVGAQVLNDHWVSVTSGSEDYSFKHMRRNQYEESLFRCEDDRFELDMLLESVSSTSKRAEELLNNISDNIHNMETSIHVENYFTALNLRCIERLYGDHGLDVLEILRKNPTLALPVILIRLKQKQEEWTKCRSDFNKVWADIYAKNHYKSLDHRSFYFKQQDSKNLSTKSLVAEIREMKEKRQKEDDSILAIAAANRQPIVPHFEYLFSDGSIHEDLHKLVKYSCEEVCSTKEQLNKVMRLWTTFLEPMLSIPCRSHKKGSAEVVGKTISGARIVTSSKGVEINGSPEADGTRVDLKHPKPVDSRTENISSGASTSRINLPNGNMSIKENSCLDPEHARGDDSGHCVHFPGKELKNADVTEEMSRLKIEAGSAEPATDDAKLANSENCFGRVKLPAMSGGDVPPCNSSNGASEDRKVDVVPLLEAGTATKVAGSGLLEEGTKANRYNGNSFGSPKIEKEEGELSPVADYEEDNSAANRDGGAKALPKANCHADDRENHPVGVEQACNRDGRRRNHADEEDSEDVSETGDVSGSNSAGDECSHEENEEEEDVDHDDDGKAESEDEAEGTSDAPRNGDSASLPLSERFLSSVKPLSKRVLAVLPAERKCSQIFYGNDDFYVLFRLHQILYERILSAKTNSINTDRRRISEDIGSPDPYARFMRILYNLLDGTIDNAKFEDECRDIIGNQSYVLFTLDKLIYKLVKQLQLVASDDMDNKLLQLFDYEKSRKSARFVDPVYYENARIFLHDENIYRIEFSFAAPSLSIQLMDNPNEKPEVFAVCIDPNFAAYLHNDYLIASPIRKEPHDIFLSRNKRKYAGLDENSVFCMALEGIHVVNGLECKVACNSSKTSYVLDTEDFLFRWRRRRKSSPGFRSSSRYQEKVQRFHRFLSTK comes from the exons ATGAAGAGAATAAGGGATGATGTCTACCCTGACTCTCAATTCAAACGGCCCTTTGGTTCTTCAAAGGGGGAATT GTATGGGCAATCCCAAGTTCCTGCAGTCGGaatgggaggaggaggaggggttAGTGCCTCTCAGAAATTGACAACAGATGATGCCTTAACATATCTCAAGGAAGTCAAAGACATGTTTCAAGATCAAAGGGAGAAGTATGACATGTTCTTGGAGGTCATGAAAGATTTCAAGGCTCAAAG AACTGATACTGTAGGTGTCATAGCTAGAGTAAAGGAATTGTTCAAGGGGCATAACAATTTAATTTTGGGCTTCAATACATTCTTACCGAAAGGGTATGAAATAACTTTGGATGAGGATGAAGCTCCTACTAAGAGGACAGTTGAGTTTGAAGAAGCTATTAGTTTTGTAAACAAGATAAAG AAACGTTTTCAAAATGATGAGCATGTTTATAAATCATTTCTAGAGATTTTGAATATGTATCGGAAGGAGCACAAGGATATAAATGAGGTCTACAGCGAG GTAGCTTCTCTTTTTGAGGACCATGCAGACTTGCTGGAGGAATTCACAAGATTTTTACCCGATAATTCCGCAACACCTTTGGCACATAATATCCCGTACAGTCAGAATTCATTACAGCATTATAATGAGCGGAATATGGCCACACCTGCAATGCGGCAAATGCATAGTGACAAG TGCCATCGTCGGGATAGGATTATTGCTTCAGATGCTGATCGTGATCTTAGTGTTGATCGTCCTGACGTGGAAGATGAGAAATCTATGATAAAGGTACATAGGGACCAGAAAAAGCGTCTCGAGAGGGATAACCGAGATAGGATAAATCGTGAACAGGATGATAGAGAGTCTGGACATGATAATAAGGATCTCCACTTGCAGAGGTCTTCCGACAAAAGGAAATCTTCCAGGAAAGTTGAAGGTTTTGGAATGAATGCGAATGTGCcatttgctgatgacaaaaatgccttgaAGA GCATGTACAACGAAGggtttattttctgtgaaaagGTTAAGGAGCGATTGGGCAGCTCAGATGATTACCAGGCATTTCTGAAGTGTCTCCACATGTATAGCAATGGaataattaaaagaattgaCTTGCAAAATTTG GTGACTGATTTGCTGGGGAAGTTTCCAGATCTCATGGATGAATTCAATGATTTTCTGGAACGCTGTGAAAACATTG ATGGCTTTCTGGCCGGTGTCATGAGTAAGA AGTCGCTCTCGTGTGATAGTCGTGTACCCAGATCAGTGAAGGCAGAGGATAGAGATAAAGAACAGAAGCGTGAACCTGAAGGAACAAAGGACAAGGAAAGACATAAGGAGAAGTACATGTGGAAATCCATTCAAGAACTTGACCTCTCTGATTGTCAACGTTGTACTCCGAGCTACCGTCTTCTGCCAGAAGAT TATCCAATACCTTCTGCAAGCCAGCGATCGGAGGTTGGTGCGCAAGTACTGAATGATCACTGGGTGTCAGTCACTTCAGGTAGCGAGGATTACTCTTTCAAACATATGCGAAGGAATCAGTATGAAGAGAGCTTGTTCAGATGTGAAGATGATAG ATTTGAACTGGACATGCTACTGGAATCTGTAAGCTCAACTTCTAAGCGTGCAGAGGAGCTTCTGAATAACATTAGCGACAACATACACAATATGGAGACTTCTATCCATGTTGAGAATTATTTTACTG CTCTTAACTTAAGATGCATTGAACGTTTATATGGTGACCATGGCCTGGATGTACTGGAGATCCTTCGGAAAAACCCCACTCTTGCATTGCCTGTCATACTGATTCGCCTTAAACAGAAGCAGGAGGAGTGGACAAAGTGTCGTTCAGATTTTAACAAGGTTTGGGCTGATATATATGCCAAAAACCACTACAAATCACTTGATCACCGCAGCTTCTACTTCAAACAGCAGGATTCAAAGAACTTGAGCACAAAAT CTTTGGTTGCTGAGATCAGAGAAATGAAAgagaagaggcaaaaagaggaTGATAGTATTCTCGCCATTGCCGCTGCAAATAGGCAGCCCATTGTCCCCCATTTTGAATATTTATTCTCTGATGGTAGCATTCATGAAGACTTGCACAAACTTGTTAAGTACTCATGTGAAGAGGTTTGCTCCACCAAAGAACAGTTAAATAAAGTTATGCGGCTATGGACTACATTTCTGGAGCCAATGCTGAGTATTCCTTGTAGGTCCCACAAGAAAGGTAGTGCTGAAGTTGTTGGCAAAACCATTTCTGGTGCTAGAATTGTCACTTCATCCAAGGGAGTTGAAATTAATGGAAGTCCAGAGGCTGACGGTACTAGAGTAGATCTAAAGCATCCAAAGCCTGTGGACAGTAGGACAGAGAATATTTCATCCGGGGCAAGTACTTCTAGGATAAATTTGCCAAATGGAAACATGTCAATCAAAGAGAACAGTTGCCTAGATCCAGAGCATGCCCGTGGGGATGATTCTGGTCACTGCGTTCATTTTCCTGGGAAGGAACTAAAGAATGCAGATGTGACTGAAGAAATGTCTAGGTTGAAGATAGAAGCTGGGTCTGCCGAACCAGCCACTGACGACGCGAAGCTTGCAAATTCAGAAAATTGTTTTGGACGAGTTAAATTGCCAGCAATGTCAG GGGGTGATGTGCCACCATGTAATTCTAGCAATGGTGCAAGTGAGGACCGAAAGGTTGATGTTGTTCCCTTACTGGAG GCTGGTACTGCTACAAAAGTTGCTGGGAGTGGATTGCTTGAGGAAGGCACAAAAGCCAACAGATACAATGGAAATTCATTTGGGTcccctaaaattgaaaaagaagaaggtgaatTATCTCCAGTTGCTGACTACGAGGAAGACAACTCTGCTGCCAATAGAGATGGTGGAGCGAAGGCTCTGCCTAAGGCGAATTGCCATGCAGATGACAGAGAGAACCACCCTGTTGGTGTGGAACAGGCATGTAACCGGGATGGTAGGAGAAGAAATCATGCTGATGAGGAAGACAGtgaagatgtttctgaaacagGTGATGTATCGGGTAGCAATTCTGCGGGTGATGAGTGCTCTCATGAAGAGaatgaagaggaggaagatgtgGACCATGATGATGATGGTAAGGCTGAGAGTGAGGATGAGGCAGAGGGTACATCTGATGCGCCTCGCAATGGAGACTCTGCTTCGTTGCCACTGTCAGAACGTTTCCTTTCTTCAGTGAAGCCCCTTTCAAAGCGTGTGCTGGCTGTTCTACCTGCGGAGAGGAAGTGTTCCCAGATTTTCTATGGAAATGATGATTTCTATGTGCTTTTTAGGCTTCATCAA ATTCTCTACGAAAGAATTTTATCAGCAAAGACGAACTCAATAAACACTGATAGACGCAGAATTTCGGAGGATATCGGTTCTCCAGATCCATATGCCAG GTTTATGAGGATCCTGTACAACCTGCTTGATGGGACCATTGATAATGCAAAATTTGAGGACGAATGCAGAGACATAATTGGAAATCAGTCTTATGTGCTCTTTACATTGGACAAGTTGATATATAAGCTCGTGAAGCAG CTTCAATTAGTTGCTTCTGATGATATGGACAATAAGCTTCTTCAATTGTTTGATTACGAGAAATCAAGGAAAAGTGCGAGGTTTGTTGATCCAGTGTATTATGAGAATGCACGCATCTTCCTCCATGATGAGAACATATACAGAATTGAATTT TCATTTGCTGCTCCTTCTTTGTCCATTCAGCTGATGGACAATCCAAATGAAAAACCGGAAGTGTTTGCGGTTTGCATAGACCCTAATTTTGCTGCTTATCTGCACAATGATTATCTGATAGCCTCTCCTATCAGAAAGGAGCCACATGACATATTTCTTTCAAG GAACAAACGTAAATATGCTGGCCTGGATGAAAATTCTGTATTCTGTATGGCCTTGGAGGGCATTCATGTCGTTAATGGTCTGGAATGCAAAGTGGCTTGCAACTCATCGAAG ACCTCATATGTCCTGGACACTGAAGATTTCCTTTTCCggtggagaaggagaaggaaaagctCGCCCGGGTTTCGATCTTCATCTCGTTACCAAGAAAAGGTACAAAGGTTCCACAGATTTTTGTCGACAAAGTAG
- the LOC115757502 gene encoding paired amphipathic helix protein Sin3-like 2 isoform X3, with the protein MKRIRDDVYPDSQFKRPFGSSKGELYGQSQVPAVGMGGGGGVSASQKLTTDDALTYLKEVKDMFQDQREKYDMFLEVMKDFKAQRTDTVGVIARVKELFKGHNNLILGFNTFLPKGYEITLDEDEAPTKRTVEFEEAISFVNKIKKRFQNDEHVYKSFLEILNMYRKEHKDINEVYSEVASLFEDHADLLEEFTRFLPDNSATPLAHNIPYSQNSLQHYNERNMATPAMRQMHSDKQCHRRDRIIASDADRDLSVDRPDVEDEKSMIKVHRDQKKRLERDNRDRINREQDDRESGHDNKDLHLQRSSDKRKSSRKVEGFGMNANVPFADDKNALKSMYNEGFIFCEKVKERLGSSDDYQAFLKCLHMYSNGIIKRIDLQNLVTDLLGKFPDLMDEFNDFLERCENIDGFLAGVMSKKSLSCDSRVPRSVKAEDRDKEQKREPEGTKDKERHKEKYMWKSIQELDLSDCQRCTPSYRLLPEDYPIPSASQRSEVGAQVLNDHWVSVTSGSEDYSFKHMRRNQYEESLFRCEDDRFELDMLLESVSSTSKRAEELLNNISDNIHNMETSIHVENYFTALNLRCIERLYGDHGLDVLEILRKNPTLALPVILIRLKQKQEEWTKCRSDFNKVWADIYAKNHYKSLDHRSFYFKQQDSKNLSTKSLVAEIREMKEKRQKEDDSILAIAAANRQPIVPHFEYLFSDGSIHEDLHKLVKYSCEEVPQER; encoded by the exons ATGAAGAGAATAAGGGATGATGTCTACCCTGACTCTCAATTCAAACGGCCCTTTGGTTCTTCAAAGGGGGAATT GTATGGGCAATCCCAAGTTCCTGCAGTCGGaatgggaggaggaggaggggttAGTGCCTCTCAGAAATTGACAACAGATGATGCCTTAACATATCTCAAGGAAGTCAAAGACATGTTTCAAGATCAAAGGGAGAAGTATGACATGTTCTTGGAGGTCATGAAAGATTTCAAGGCTCAAAG AACTGATACTGTAGGTGTCATAGCTAGAGTAAAGGAATTGTTCAAGGGGCATAACAATTTAATTTTGGGCTTCAATACATTCTTACCGAAAGGGTATGAAATAACTTTGGATGAGGATGAAGCTCCTACTAAGAGGACAGTTGAGTTTGAAGAAGCTATTAGTTTTGTAAACAAGATAAAG AAACGTTTTCAAAATGATGAGCATGTTTATAAATCATTTCTAGAGATTTTGAATATGTATCGGAAGGAGCACAAGGATATAAATGAGGTCTACAGCGAG GTAGCTTCTCTTTTTGAGGACCATGCAGACTTGCTGGAGGAATTCACAAGATTTTTACCCGATAATTCCGCAACACCTTTGGCACATAATATCCCGTACAGTCAGAATTCATTACAGCATTATAATGAGCGGAATATGGCCACACCTGCAATGCGGCAAATGCATAGTGACAAG CAATGCCATCGTCGGGATAGGATTATTGCTTCAGATGCTGATCGTGATCTTAGTGTTGATCGTCCTGACGTGGAAGATGAGAAATCTATGATAAAGGTACATAGGGACCAGAAAAAGCGTCTCGAGAGGGATAACCGAGATAGGATAAATCGTGAACAGGATGATAGAGAGTCTGGACATGATAATAAGGATCTCCACTTGCAGAGGTCTTCCGACAAAAGGAAATCTTCCAGGAAAGTTGAAGGTTTTGGAATGAATGCGAATGTGCcatttgctgatgacaaaaatgccttgaAGA GCATGTACAACGAAGggtttattttctgtgaaaagGTTAAGGAGCGATTGGGCAGCTCAGATGATTACCAGGCATTTCTGAAGTGTCTCCACATGTATAGCAATGGaataattaaaagaattgaCTTGCAAAATTTG GTGACTGATTTGCTGGGGAAGTTTCCAGATCTCATGGATGAATTCAATGATTTTCTGGAACGCTGTGAAAACATTG ATGGCTTTCTGGCCGGTGTCATGAGTAAGA AGTCGCTCTCGTGTGATAGTCGTGTACCCAGATCAGTGAAGGCAGAGGATAGAGATAAAGAACAGAAGCGTGAACCTGAAGGAACAAAGGACAAGGAAAGACATAAGGAGAAGTACATGTGGAAATCCATTCAAGAACTTGACCTCTCTGATTGTCAACGTTGTACTCCGAGCTACCGTCTTCTGCCAGAAGAT TATCCAATACCTTCTGCAAGCCAGCGATCGGAGGTTGGTGCGCAAGTACTGAATGATCACTGGGTGTCAGTCACTTCAGGTAGCGAGGATTACTCTTTCAAACATATGCGAAGGAATCAGTATGAAGAGAGCTTGTTCAGATGTGAAGATGATAG ATTTGAACTGGACATGCTACTGGAATCTGTAAGCTCAACTTCTAAGCGTGCAGAGGAGCTTCTGAATAACATTAGCGACAACATACACAATATGGAGACTTCTATCCATGTTGAGAATTATTTTACTG CTCTTAACTTAAGATGCATTGAACGTTTATATGGTGACCATGGCCTGGATGTACTGGAGATCCTTCGGAAAAACCCCACTCTTGCATTGCCTGTCATACTGATTCGCCTTAAACAGAAGCAGGAGGAGTGGACAAAGTGTCGTTCAGATTTTAACAAGGTTTGGGCTGATATATATGCCAAAAACCACTACAAATCACTTGATCACCGCAGCTTCTACTTCAAACAGCAGGATTCAAAGAACTTGAGCACAAAAT CTTTGGTTGCTGAGATCAGAGAAATGAAAgagaagaggcaaaaagaggaTGATAGTATTCTCGCCATTGCCGCTGCAAATAGGCAGCCCATTGTCCCCCATTTTGAATATTTATTCTCTGATGGTAGCATTCATGAAGACTTGCACAAACTTGTTAAGTACTCATGTGAAGAG GTCCCACAAGAAAGGTAG
- the LOC115757502 gene encoding paired amphipathic helix protein Sin3-like 2 isoform X1, whose translation MKRIRDDVYPDSQFKRPFGSSKGELYGQSQVPAVGMGGGGGVSASQKLTTDDALTYLKEVKDMFQDQREKYDMFLEVMKDFKAQRTDTVGVIARVKELFKGHNNLILGFNTFLPKGYEITLDEDEAPTKRTVEFEEAISFVNKIKKRFQNDEHVYKSFLEILNMYRKEHKDINEVYSEVASLFEDHADLLEEFTRFLPDNSATPLAHNIPYSQNSLQHYNERNMATPAMRQMHSDKQCHRRDRIIASDADRDLSVDRPDVEDEKSMIKVHRDQKKRLERDNRDRINREQDDRESGHDNKDLHLQRSSDKRKSSRKVEGFGMNANVPFADDKNALKSMYNEGFIFCEKVKERLGSSDDYQAFLKCLHMYSNGIIKRIDLQNLVTDLLGKFPDLMDEFNDFLERCENIDGFLAGVMSKKSLSCDSRVPRSVKAEDRDKEQKREPEGTKDKERHKEKYMWKSIQELDLSDCQRCTPSYRLLPEDYPIPSASQRSEVGAQVLNDHWVSVTSGSEDYSFKHMRRNQYEESLFRCEDDRFELDMLLESVSSTSKRAEELLNNISDNIHNMETSIHVENYFTALNLRCIERLYGDHGLDVLEILRKNPTLALPVILIRLKQKQEEWTKCRSDFNKVWADIYAKNHYKSLDHRSFYFKQQDSKNLSTKSLVAEIREMKEKRQKEDDSILAIAAANRQPIVPHFEYLFSDGSIHEDLHKLVKYSCEEVCSTKEQLNKVMRLWTTFLEPMLSIPCRSHKKGSAEVVGKTISGARIVTSSKGVEINGSPEADGTRVDLKHPKPVDSRTENISSGASTSRINLPNGNMSIKENSCLDPEHARGDDSGHCVHFPGKELKNADVTEEMSRLKIEAGSAEPATDDAKLANSENCFGRVKLPAMSGGDVPPCNSSNGASEDRKVDVVPLLEAGTATKVAGSGLLEEGTKANRYNGNSFGSPKIEKEEGELSPVADYEEDNSAANRDGGAKALPKANCHADDRENHPVGVEQACNRDGRRRNHADEEDSEDVSETGDVSGSNSAGDECSHEENEEEEDVDHDDDGKAESEDEAEGTSDAPRNGDSASLPLSERFLSSVKPLSKRVLAVLPAERKCSQIFYGNDDFYVLFRLHQILYERILSAKTNSINTDRRRISEDIGSPDPYARFMRILYNLLDGTIDNAKFEDECRDIIGNQSYVLFTLDKLIYKLVKQLQLVASDDMDNKLLQLFDYEKSRKSARFVDPVYYENARIFLHDENIYRIEFSFAAPSLSIQLMDNPNEKPEVFAVCIDPNFAAYLHNDYLIASPIRKEPHDIFLSRNKRKYAGLDENSVFCMALEGIHVVNGLECKVACNSSKTSYVLDTEDFLFRWRRRRKSSPGFRSSSRYQEKVQRFHRFLSTK comes from the exons ATGAAGAGAATAAGGGATGATGTCTACCCTGACTCTCAATTCAAACGGCCCTTTGGTTCTTCAAAGGGGGAATT GTATGGGCAATCCCAAGTTCCTGCAGTCGGaatgggaggaggaggaggggttAGTGCCTCTCAGAAATTGACAACAGATGATGCCTTAACATATCTCAAGGAAGTCAAAGACATGTTTCAAGATCAAAGGGAGAAGTATGACATGTTCTTGGAGGTCATGAAAGATTTCAAGGCTCAAAG AACTGATACTGTAGGTGTCATAGCTAGAGTAAAGGAATTGTTCAAGGGGCATAACAATTTAATTTTGGGCTTCAATACATTCTTACCGAAAGGGTATGAAATAACTTTGGATGAGGATGAAGCTCCTACTAAGAGGACAGTTGAGTTTGAAGAAGCTATTAGTTTTGTAAACAAGATAAAG AAACGTTTTCAAAATGATGAGCATGTTTATAAATCATTTCTAGAGATTTTGAATATGTATCGGAAGGAGCACAAGGATATAAATGAGGTCTACAGCGAG GTAGCTTCTCTTTTTGAGGACCATGCAGACTTGCTGGAGGAATTCACAAGATTTTTACCCGATAATTCCGCAACACCTTTGGCACATAATATCCCGTACAGTCAGAATTCATTACAGCATTATAATGAGCGGAATATGGCCACACCTGCAATGCGGCAAATGCATAGTGACAAG CAATGCCATCGTCGGGATAGGATTATTGCTTCAGATGCTGATCGTGATCTTAGTGTTGATCGTCCTGACGTGGAAGATGAGAAATCTATGATAAAGGTACATAGGGACCAGAAAAAGCGTCTCGAGAGGGATAACCGAGATAGGATAAATCGTGAACAGGATGATAGAGAGTCTGGACATGATAATAAGGATCTCCACTTGCAGAGGTCTTCCGACAAAAGGAAATCTTCCAGGAAAGTTGAAGGTTTTGGAATGAATGCGAATGTGCcatttgctgatgacaaaaatgccttgaAGA GCATGTACAACGAAGggtttattttctgtgaaaagGTTAAGGAGCGATTGGGCAGCTCAGATGATTACCAGGCATTTCTGAAGTGTCTCCACATGTATAGCAATGGaataattaaaagaattgaCTTGCAAAATTTG GTGACTGATTTGCTGGGGAAGTTTCCAGATCTCATGGATGAATTCAATGATTTTCTGGAACGCTGTGAAAACATTG ATGGCTTTCTGGCCGGTGTCATGAGTAAGA AGTCGCTCTCGTGTGATAGTCGTGTACCCAGATCAGTGAAGGCAGAGGATAGAGATAAAGAACAGAAGCGTGAACCTGAAGGAACAAAGGACAAGGAAAGACATAAGGAGAAGTACATGTGGAAATCCATTCAAGAACTTGACCTCTCTGATTGTCAACGTTGTACTCCGAGCTACCGTCTTCTGCCAGAAGAT TATCCAATACCTTCTGCAAGCCAGCGATCGGAGGTTGGTGCGCAAGTACTGAATGATCACTGGGTGTCAGTCACTTCAGGTAGCGAGGATTACTCTTTCAAACATATGCGAAGGAATCAGTATGAAGAGAGCTTGTTCAGATGTGAAGATGATAG ATTTGAACTGGACATGCTACTGGAATCTGTAAGCTCAACTTCTAAGCGTGCAGAGGAGCTTCTGAATAACATTAGCGACAACATACACAATATGGAGACTTCTATCCATGTTGAGAATTATTTTACTG CTCTTAACTTAAGATGCATTGAACGTTTATATGGTGACCATGGCCTGGATGTACTGGAGATCCTTCGGAAAAACCCCACTCTTGCATTGCCTGTCATACTGATTCGCCTTAAACAGAAGCAGGAGGAGTGGACAAAGTGTCGTTCAGATTTTAACAAGGTTTGGGCTGATATATATGCCAAAAACCACTACAAATCACTTGATCACCGCAGCTTCTACTTCAAACAGCAGGATTCAAAGAACTTGAGCACAAAAT CTTTGGTTGCTGAGATCAGAGAAATGAAAgagaagaggcaaaaagaggaTGATAGTATTCTCGCCATTGCCGCTGCAAATAGGCAGCCCATTGTCCCCCATTTTGAATATTTATTCTCTGATGGTAGCATTCATGAAGACTTGCACAAACTTGTTAAGTACTCATGTGAAGAGGTTTGCTCCACCAAAGAACAGTTAAATAAAGTTATGCGGCTATGGACTACATTTCTGGAGCCAATGCTGAGTATTCCTTGTAGGTCCCACAAGAAAGGTAGTGCTGAAGTTGTTGGCAAAACCATTTCTGGTGCTAGAATTGTCACTTCATCCAAGGGAGTTGAAATTAATGGAAGTCCAGAGGCTGACGGTACTAGAGTAGATCTAAAGCATCCAAAGCCTGTGGACAGTAGGACAGAGAATATTTCATCCGGGGCAAGTACTTCTAGGATAAATTTGCCAAATGGAAACATGTCAATCAAAGAGAACAGTTGCCTAGATCCAGAGCATGCCCGTGGGGATGATTCTGGTCACTGCGTTCATTTTCCTGGGAAGGAACTAAAGAATGCAGATGTGACTGAAGAAATGTCTAGGTTGAAGATAGAAGCTGGGTCTGCCGAACCAGCCACTGACGACGCGAAGCTTGCAAATTCAGAAAATTGTTTTGGACGAGTTAAATTGCCAGCAATGTCAG GGGGTGATGTGCCACCATGTAATTCTAGCAATGGTGCAAGTGAGGACCGAAAGGTTGATGTTGTTCCCTTACTGGAG GCTGGTACTGCTACAAAAGTTGCTGGGAGTGGATTGCTTGAGGAAGGCACAAAAGCCAACAGATACAATGGAAATTCATTTGGGTcccctaaaattgaaaaagaagaaggtgaatTATCTCCAGTTGCTGACTACGAGGAAGACAACTCTGCTGCCAATAGAGATGGTGGAGCGAAGGCTCTGCCTAAGGCGAATTGCCATGCAGATGACAGAGAGAACCACCCTGTTGGTGTGGAACAGGCATGTAACCGGGATGGTAGGAGAAGAAATCATGCTGATGAGGAAGACAGtgaagatgtttctgaaacagGTGATGTATCGGGTAGCAATTCTGCGGGTGATGAGTGCTCTCATGAAGAGaatgaagaggaggaagatgtgGACCATGATGATGATGGTAAGGCTGAGAGTGAGGATGAGGCAGAGGGTACATCTGATGCGCCTCGCAATGGAGACTCTGCTTCGTTGCCACTGTCAGAACGTTTCCTTTCTTCAGTGAAGCCCCTTTCAAAGCGTGTGCTGGCTGTTCTACCTGCGGAGAGGAAGTGTTCCCAGATTTTCTATGGAAATGATGATTTCTATGTGCTTTTTAGGCTTCATCAA ATTCTCTACGAAAGAATTTTATCAGCAAAGACGAACTCAATAAACACTGATAGACGCAGAATTTCGGAGGATATCGGTTCTCCAGATCCATATGCCAG GTTTATGAGGATCCTGTACAACCTGCTTGATGGGACCATTGATAATGCAAAATTTGAGGACGAATGCAGAGACATAATTGGAAATCAGTCTTATGTGCTCTTTACATTGGACAAGTTGATATATAAGCTCGTGAAGCAG CTTCAATTAGTTGCTTCTGATGATATGGACAATAAGCTTCTTCAATTGTTTGATTACGAGAAATCAAGGAAAAGTGCGAGGTTTGTTGATCCAGTGTATTATGAGAATGCACGCATCTTCCTCCATGATGAGAACATATACAGAATTGAATTT TCATTTGCTGCTCCTTCTTTGTCCATTCAGCTGATGGACAATCCAAATGAAAAACCGGAAGTGTTTGCGGTTTGCATAGACCCTAATTTTGCTGCTTATCTGCACAATGATTATCTGATAGCCTCTCCTATCAGAAAGGAGCCACATGACATATTTCTTTCAAG GAACAAACGTAAATATGCTGGCCTGGATGAAAATTCTGTATTCTGTATGGCCTTGGAGGGCATTCATGTCGTTAATGGTCTGGAATGCAAAGTGGCTTGCAACTCATCGAAG ACCTCATATGTCCTGGACACTGAAGATTTCCTTTTCCggtggagaaggagaaggaaaagctCGCCCGGGTTTCGATCTTCATCTCGTTACCAAGAAAAGGTACAAAGGTTCCACAGATTTTTGTCGACAAAGTAG